Part of the Engraulis encrasicolus isolate BLACKSEA-1 chromosome 1, IST_EnEncr_1.0, whole genome shotgun sequence genome, tgctttactttcaaaaatgattttgctatgctacttttgagattatattataatagtaaaaaaggggtgtttttgtcttgacatttcatcttgctctgagctaaagccctgccttgactgttcctaaggacacttctgccacctacaggaacagttagaaaatgcctataggcttgaaattcatacagaagataggtcagaccgtcctcgaggcctggctgtaaaaaaacgcaattgtcggcgaacgacgtcgaaggtagggggcgtcactatttgaaataacgtcattcgacggccaaggcagccaatgagttaagggtATACCTTCCAAGTCACGTGTTGACTACAtggcctaaacctaaacctttcAGTAAaactaaccgtcagtgaagttatgctgccacaagaggGCGCCTTTGACGCGCACGTCACATATTGACTCCAAGGGCAGCACAGTACCTCAGACGTCAAAAAAAAGGCAGTCtgatcaaaggtagtcagaaatgaATTACAAACAGTAGTTGGGAGTAGACGCTACCTTAATCTATCCCCCATCTAAACCCTGACCCCCCACCCATGTGTCCTCTCACAGGAAGGGATTGTGGCTGTGGCTCTGGGGCTGCAGGACATGGCGAGGCTGGGGGGAGTAGCGCTGGTGGTGTAGCGGCACCTGGTACTGGTGCTGATGCGGATGCTGCTGGtagtgatgctgatgctgatgctgatgctgctgctgatgcggtTGCTGTTGGTGATGGaatggatgctgctgctgctgctgctgctgttgttgttgctgttgctggtgATGgaattgctgctgctgttgttggtgatggtgatggtgcagGTGTTGTGGCTGCTGACTGTGCAGAGGggcaggggaggtggagaggggcaaCAGAGGCTGGGGCAGGTTAGAGGGCAGGTCCAGGAGGCCGCCCTGCCCCTGAGGGGGCAACTGGGTGTAGGAGGAGGGCAGGGTGGGGGCAGCGGCCGCGTGGCGGGGCACAGGCAGGGGCAAAGAGGCGCTGTAGGGCagggcggaggaagaggagggtgtgggggtggaggaggaggaatggtgcTGATGGGGATAAAGGGAAGGTGGGgagggaaagacaaagagagagagagagagaggaagtcagTATTCATACAGCAATCAATTCACAAGTCACATTTTCTAGCTAGGATATAATAGACAGCAGGTGCTGTCGGGCAGTGACGGAGGTGGTGCTGATGTTAATTGGGGTAAAGGAAaggtagcaagagagagagagagagagagagagagagagagatacgtataaagaaagagacagacatgcagagagaaagagagagagaggggggggggggtaacattAGTACatcaataaaacacatttttcaaagAAACAGTAAACATTAACAATACATTAATGTGAGTTATATTATAAAGGAATGACCTTATATGTAACACTTTCCCCGACACCCCCCTTCATAGGACTGTCATGAATGTGAATGACTGCTGTCATTAATTGTCGTGCGGTAAATTGTGTCACTTTTTACTGTCCATCTGGTATTGTTTGGGATGTCTTTCTTATGACAACTTGACATCACAATATTTAATAATTAATACACTACAGTCTGGCAGATGAAAAAACATTCACAGAGAAGTGGTGACTGTGGATGTATGGAGTTAGAGGAGAATTCCAATACTTACATTATTTTACAATGAATAAAATATAGTTACTATCATGCagtctgagagtgcagacctctgccaacaaatctgtttgatggaacatttgactatgttcacccttttttcattttaagtcTTCCTGCCTTCTTTCTGCGGAGCTAGAAACTGTAATATccaaattcgccctgtcccgcaattctgtggtctctaggggcgtctagatttttaGGCAAGCAATTGTGAAGAATTTTTTGTTTTTGAATCCTGGTcccggttcgtgatccagatcacccccatttccaacaactccggAAAGTATCATCGAAATCCGTTCATACATTTTTGACTTATCATGCTGACAAACAAACCGACAGACACccagacaaaacagacagacagaaaaaccatCGCAACCAAAAACATACCCTCCTTGGCGTAGGTAATAAAACTATGAAGGAGGCTTACCGAGGAGTGGTTATTGTGGATGTATGGAGGTAGAGGGGAGGTAGAACCAAAATCCAACACTTAcattattttatcattaataataaaatatagtTCATATTAATACAAATATGAAGAGGCTTACCGAGGAGTGGTGGTTGTGGAGGTATGGAGGTAGAGGCGAGGTGGAGCCGGGTCGAAGCTGGTTCAGGGTGAGACGCGGCTCACCACAGTGGAAGGGATTGGTGGGGGAAGGAGTGCTGAGAGCTgcggatggtgagagagagagagagagagagagagagagagagagagagagagagagagagagagagagagagagagagagagagagagagagagagagaaagagagagaatgtaaagGACGTATTGTAACAGGACAAAACGGCCGTAGACAAAAACTCTCTACCATAAGACAACGCAATAGCAATAACGCTAGTCCACAAAACAACCACACTGATATGGTATCATAAGCCTCTCACAATACCCCTACAATTAACACAGACAAACCTGggcgcacacacattctctctctctctctctctctctctctctctgtctgtctgtctgtctgtctgtctctctctctcactcattttcaCTGGCCGTTTCGGATAAATTGTAACACCCTCTCCAATACACACTCCTCGGgactctctctctgatacacacacacacgcacacacatgcgcacacacacacactaagtggtcacacacacactcaggctgcCACCATGATGACATCAGCACTGCGTCGGCAGGTGAAGAACATCGTGCACAACTACTCAGAGGCCGAAATCAAGGTAAgtaacaaacactctctctctctctatctctctctctctctctctctctctcaccggccAGGAAGGGGTTGTTGCTGGTTGTGGGCGGGTTGGCGGGTATGAGGGTTTCCAGGTTGACCAATGAGGCAGCAGTGGCGCCCAGGAAGGCCTCAGGGGTGCGACATGGGCGGGGAGAGGCGTGTCCCGACTGACTAATCAGGATCGGCGAAGTGGCACAGGAGCCTAGTGGCGCGGCCAATCGCGTGAGATCAAAGGCCAAggggctgtcctcctcctcttcctcctcctcgttgtcttctcctctctcctggttTTCGTTACCGTGGAAATCCACCTCCCCATTCACTTGCACCTGAACCTGCACCTGCACCGGCTCCACCACAATCACCGCGTCTCCAAACGGGTCAGAACCTcatggagggacggagagagagagagagagagagagagagagagagagagagagagagagagagagagagaggtcattatTCTCACACtatatagaaagacagaaagacacacagacacacagacacacagacaccgacacagacacattaTTATTTAACCAAGGTTCCCACGCAGTCCCCCCCCTCCTAGTCAATgcatcggttcgggtatgggaggcatagcacgataccactgagctaaaggaccagtccgatagcccaacgctaccgatactgcatgaggctttgggagggaggtttacgaaCTTTCCAcggagccctatctctgtcatttcatgaagtattcacgaaaaaaataactttcattttcgtggtgcattcacgttattgcccgtttttcgtggttgggcaatgaaacactgcctattcatttgaattgccccactgctgctatggttatccaagcgctactaccctacttaaccctaaacctaaccctaaccttaaccctaaacctaaagggtcttacacaccagggcggtaaagcgtcgcggagcggccgcgttttttaccggtgtcggtgaaaatacattgaaacatatatatatatataatatctgtccttacacaccaaccggcggtagtcgagcgtcagcggcgcgggagccggctccgcgaagcgctgcatttggaaaatagaactcgagcgtatttttcgcgccggcgaccggcggtgtctcattcaaatgaatgccaAAGTaacatgctagctttggctgtggggagggttttgaataggactggctgcgcacgccgacgctgtcagtgtgaaaggcagagaaaaacacgccggccaaaactaagcaggaagaccgcgttcgtccagggaccgttccgttccgccttggtatgttttggcactaaccctaaccctaaccctaaattgcttgtttgaaatgtttgattaccatgtgacgctaccgaaagggcgtcaaactagtgggtcgctaggcagcagtcgggcaattcaaatgaataggcagcgtttcgttgcccaaccacgaaaaacgggcaataacgtgaatgcaccacgaaaattaaagtttttttttttcgtgaatacttcacgaaatgaaagagatacggttgttCCACGATACACTcgtggcctccgttacacacaaaCTCTTACCTGCTGGACTAACAGCACGAGGGCTGAAGAGGTTTGGaagcccctcctcttcctctttaaatccttccacttcctccttaggctcctcctcttcctgtacAGAGAACGGATCACCTACAAAGGAATtatgagataagataagataagataagataagataagataagataagataaactcaTTGTCattttgcacagaaatttgtcttgcacaacacttctccacaatccacaaataaaaatgcacattgcattacattaaaaaaCGAACACATAAAACACAGTGGCCTATAGTGTAGTCATTCAGGTCCATAacctgttagggcagcacagtccaataaattaaattaattttaaaaaatcttaaatcAGAGCAGGTATGTGTGTCGCCATCAAAATGGTGCCACCCAATAATAATGGGTGGTAGTCGATTCTCCACCGGCTGAGGCTTTCGTCTGACGCCAAAGTTGACCTCCAAAAGTTAATCCGTTCATGTTGAGTTATTTTAGTTATCCATGCAAATGCTTCAAAGATAGAAGTAATGCTATTTCAGTAGgtatttattttttcaaacaAACAATGCTTCATTTTGAAATGCAATTTAATTTGATTATTTTTACGGgtggatgcgtgcgtgcttgcgtatgtaTAATACCGTTCTTAGTCGGGCTTCTCCATGCGTGATTGACAGCCTTGGGGCTGCTTTCCGTGGGCGCTGCTTCCCAAGGGTCGGAGGCTGATTGTTTGCGACCCCAGGGGTGGGAGGGGCTACTGGATGAGGGGCGGGCACTCCAGGGGCTTCCCATCACTGGAGTGCTGGAGTTGACCAccgctgaggaggagagagaaggagagtgatagTGATGAGAGTGACAATGAGAGTAAAAGTGCAATGAAAGTGGAGGCCATTAGGCAGACAAAAAGTGTTGATAGGCGTTTTTGGGCTGTGAAAGTCAAatgcatatgcacatgtgtgtgcgtgtttgtttgcgcttgtgtgtgtgtgtgtgtgtgtgtgtgtgtgtgtgtgtgtgtgtgtgtgtgtgtgtgtgtgtgtgtgtgtgtgtgtgtgtgtgtgtgtatctgtttttgtttctgtgtgtgtgtgtgtgtgtgtgtgtgtgtgtgtgtgtgtgtgtgtgtgtgtgtgtgtgtgtctgtgtgtgtgcgtgtttgtgtgtgtgtgtgtgtgtgtttgtgtgtgtgtgtgtactcctcacCTACAGACTCCCAGGGGTCTGAGTTGAGGGGGCATGAGGGCTGCGTGTCCCAGGGATCCTCACTAGGGGGCGCCTCTGGGGCCTCAGTCACCGGTCCAAATATGTCCACCAGGTCACGCATGGCCGactgcacacacagaggaattattataatacattacattacattacattacattatattatattatattatattatattatattatattatattacattatcatCAATCCCAAGTCACTGGCCCAAATATGTCCCCCTGATcaagcatagacacacacacagaagaggaattgtcactttattttagggatacatctattagcactaatacatacaatgtacctgtataagtaacttataaggcatgtacaaagcaaaatcaaacagttgttaggcatgtattcgcaaatgtcttgttcatgcacaataagggatttattaccaattggacctagtaggccttagcgtttgcttagcacatgccttacaagttacttatgcaggcattaacattgtatgtattagtgctaatagatgtatccctaaaataaagtgttaccgaggaattttatattatattatattatattatattatattatattatattatattatattatattatatcatccTCTGAGGCCTCAGTCACCGGGCCAAATATGTCTACCTGATCACACATGGCCGATTGTTGTTTTTGTGATATGATGTTacaaaatattaaataataataataataatgataatgattatgataataacaatataataatagtGAAAATAACAATACATTATACTGAATTATATAGTACATTACTATGACTTATTACTACTGTACATAACATTGTATTATTTTTACTATACTGCAttatacatacacaagcacacacacctcgCCTGTTACTGGTTCGCTGCCTCTTCTGTTTTTTTCCGGTGCTTTCTGAAGGACCATCTCATCTCCCTGGCGGTTGCGCTGTTTCAAGGAGAGGCGGATAatttagaatacacacacacacacacacacacacacacacacacacacacacacacacacacacacacacacacacacacacacacacacacacacacacacacacacacatacaatgaaacatacgctcacacacacaagcgcacacacccacagacaccacacacacacacagacacagacatacacacagacactgcacacacatacacaataaaacacacacacacacacacacacacacacacacacacacaatgaaacatacactcacacacacaagtgcacacattaacatacgcatgcacacacaaatgcacacatacagacagacagacagacagacagacagacagacagacagacacacacacacacacacagacacccttagCTAGCGGATCTCTGTCCCTGTTACTCATCTTGCAATGTGAATTTCTGTAATTCCTAACAATAACATCAGAACCGTTAAAAAATAGACTGTACATAGGTATATTGTGTGGATATTTGTTggtatggatgaatgaatgaatgaatgaatgaatgaatgaatggataaatgaatgaatgaagtgctaaataaataactaacctgaataaatacaaatataaataaatacatatacatACGATACATACATGCATAGGTAGTATAAACGCTattacaccctttgaaatgtctatttctgtcaAAATTAGTTATAAAAAAAGTTATCTGGTTCACAATAACACATGAGCAATGAATGTattaccattgtggcaattgctctgaCACAATGACAATATCTCGGAGTGCTTTATTTTGGATGAGAACGTAAATAATGTTAACATTGAAATCTAATGACTGAAAGTAGTAGAAAGTAATGGAaaactgtgaaaatctgttggtaggtATGAGAGTTACTAGGATGCTAGGttattacaaggtctacaaaaatatttaagtcgttcaccatttccaggattaaagtttgaaatgaaaataaaaaagaatagtataactatcaaaataatgtgcagtgcattgttcttgttgtgctgcatcaaatattttattttaaactgttttgttttccttagaaggcttttcatgtttgacttgcagcttcactcgaaataaataaagaaaataaattaacatcttagacaggtactgtttgtaatggaccaatgacacagacaggatgacaggatcagaagtggtaggggagtaaagttcggcaaaaatctccttttgaccaaaattattaggggggggggggacccacAGTTGCTCTTTgtccagggtctcagatttcctagaactgccactggtgtttggcgccccctaggaaattttatttttccctgttttccaaaaaaaacaaaatcggtcttaagcggttttggtagcaagccgacgatatggtgtgtgtgtgtatgtgtgtgtgtgtgtgagtgagtgagtgagtgagtgagtgagtgagtgagtgagtgagtgagtgagtgagtgagtgagtgagtgagtgagtgagtgagtgagtgagtgagtgagtgagtgagtgagtgagtgagtgagtgagtgagtgagtgagtgagtgagtgagtgagtgaaaggccTTATGCCACAGGGTATGGCTTGGATaggcaactaggcctattcacctaaacatgctgataagGTGTTTAATGTGCAACACAGTATGTTTCtccaaatactgtaaatataaagtaggctataagataaaatgccatcagtgcttataaccaccacagctctaataggCTATTGATGATGTCTGttggggagagaagaggtggagagtggagaggggaggacatgcgaggacaggggagagggagaggagaggagtaaaggagcggagaggagagggataaggAAGAGgcgtagaggaggggagggggagaagagaggagagaagaggagaggagaggagaggagaggagaggagaagagaggagaggagaggagaggagaggagaggagaggggaggagaggagaggagaggagaggagaggagaggagagggaaaaagaagaggcgcaggggaggggggggggagagaagaggggaggggagaggagaggagtaaaggagcggagaggagagggataaggAAGAGgcgtagaggaggggagggggagaagagaggggaggggagacgagTGGAGGGATTGGGTGTGGATGGAGTGGGATTGCTCTTGACCAACCGTATTGTCTCTATCCTgatgttggaggagaggagagagggggggggggcaagggagaTGGGGTTGGTTGGGAGAGAGCactaggaagaggagaggggaaggagacagGCCGGAAGAGAGTagtagaggagaacagggagCTGGTGGAAGAAAATGAGGAGAGAGgctagggggaggagaggagaggagagggggagggggtagtGCAACCGGATGGTTTCCACGGGAGGGGTGGGAGTTGAAAGGGTgtgtggtgattgtgtgtgtgggtgggctagGGGCTGGGGTTACTCCAATTACTCCcctacaccccccaccacacagcTTGTCTATTCCTGCTCCACTATCCATTATTAACAACAGCTGAGAAAACACCCATTCATCCAGGCCCACGTCAGTCAAAGAGTTAAGGTCTGTTTAGACTCCTCTTTTAGTTGCAGGACACGAACTGTCAGCGGGAGTTGGGGGGAAGCGATAGATTAcagacaattcagcctgggagaaatataTGTTAAGCGCTGCAAGGGGTCGTTCTAGCTCTAATGAgaggggcgtggtggctgtttgggtacgtgaTCTGCCGCCACCTCCTGCTGACAGTACATGTCCcacaactgaaggaggagtctgaacCAGGCTTTAGGTTGTAAGCAGCTACACTGAAACGAAAAGCAgtgtcatctatctatctatctatctatctatctatctatctatctatctatctatctatctatctatctatctatctatctatctatctatctatctatctatctatctatctatctatctatccatccatctatccatccatccatccatccatccatccatccatccatccatccatccatccatccatccatccatccatccatccatccatccatctatctatctatctatctatccagtaAAATCAGTGGGTAGCATTACAGACAAAAGGGTGGGCAGGAGGCGAGGGGGTGGGTGAAACAATAGCCTGAAAGATAAACAAAGGGTTTGGTTAGGGtgagacgcgcacacgcacacgcacacgcacacacacacacacacacacacacagagttaaaatATAGGCTTAGATCAGGGGTCTTTGGTTGCCGGACTGAGGGTCTGAACCCGGACTCAAACATCATCCCATATGGATCTGAAACTTTAGTAATGAATGACTTGCCATCATTTACTCAAGGGACGGTAATGTTGGGCTGTAAAGGCCCTAGGACCGGTTCATTACAGTAATCTATCCaccctttcacacacaaacacacacacacacacacacacacacagagacatgtgcatgcacagagagagagagagagagagagagagagagagagagagagagagagagagagagagagagagagagagagagagagagagagagagagagagagagagagagagagagagagagagagagagagagagagaagatgggacaGGAATGAACATGGGACGATATCTgctgagggaaagagaagagagaagagaagggttaCAGACTGAGGGGACGAGTTAGGCTAAGGAGGAAGTGGGGTAGGGTAGTGAGAAATGTGGGGTGGGGATCAAGTTTTGTTAAGGGTAGGAAGAAAGTGGAGACACGACAGTTAACAGATAAAACAAGACATTTTAGAGGATCCATCTATTGTTAGCTGtgttgagagagaggagagaatcagGGGGCACGAAAGAGCACCTGACAAGTAAAAAAGACAGGGCAGGAGAGGGTAAAACAGGACAAAGCAGAAGGTGGAATCTGTTAAGggagactgtttgtgtgtgtctgtgtgtgtgtgtgtgtgtgtgtgtgtgtgtgtgtgtgtgtgtgtgtgtgtgtgtgtgtgtgtgtgtgtgtgtgtgtgtatcagtgtgtgtgtgtttaattgtgtatgtgtgtgcagtgtctgtgtgcatgtctgtgtctgtgtgtgtgtgtggtgtctgtgggtgtgtgcgcttgtgtgtgtgagcgtatgtgtgtgtgcgcgtgtatgtctgtacgtgtgtgtgtgtgtgtgtgtgtgtgcgtgtgtgtgtgtgtgtgtgtgtgtgtgtgtgtgtgtgtgtgtgtgtgtgtgggtgtcagttTATACCTGGTTGTGTTCCTCCTTACTCAAACTCAGAGCAATCTGAAGCATCACGTCATCATCTGTTGCCGTAGCAACAACAGGTATAGGGCCTGGCTGCGATCATgttaataaatacacaaacaaacataaaagcaAACATAAGAACAAACAAAGAGAAAACAACAATATCCGGTGCCCTGACAGTAATGTTTGGGTGTGAAGAGAAATGTTAACagaatgcacagacagacagagaaaaatcaaataaagaattttgtgtgaaaaaaaaacaaaaaaatcagaaagtgtgtgtgtgtgtgtgtgtgtgtgtgtgtgtgtgtgtgtgtgtgtgtgtgtgtgtgtgtgtgtgtgtgtgtgtgtgtgtgtgtgtgtgtgtgtgtgtgtgtgtgtgtgtgtgtgtgtccttgtgtgtgtgcgcgtgtgaagaTGTGTGGTGTGAGGTTGTTTCTGATGTCTTAGTGTAAATCCAAGTCCCCTGTGGAAGtggaaaaaaacctaaaaaataacatttaaaatACACAATCAAAATACACACGAAAAGGCACCAGAAAAGTCAAAGAAGTAGTCAGAGACATGTATTTCACACAGAATACCATATGGTGGCGATAGTGATTGTTCTGAACAGCTGAGCTGTGGAGGAAGCGAAGAAGTCAGAGACGCAGTACCAACATATTACCACACAGGGGCAGTAGTGATTGTTCTTC contains:
- the epn3b gene encoding epsin-3, with the protein product MTTSALRRQVKNIVHNYSEAEIKVREATSNDPWGPSSSLMSEIADLTFSVVAFSEVMSMVWKRLNDHGKNWRHVYKALTLLDYLAKTGSERVAQQCRENAFTIQTLRDFQYVDRDGRDQGLNVREKARQLAALLRDEERLKQERAQALKTKERMAGGGSGGMGAVPPAYPGRRSSQPSMAALYGEEFSRSRGSPSSFNSSSSSPRASDLEQTRPQTSGEEELQLQLALAMSRQESHKPGPIPVVATATDDDVMLQIALSLSKEEHNQEQRNRQGDEMVLQKAPEKNRRGSEPVTGESAMRDLVDIFGPVTEAPEAPPSEDPWDTQPSCPLNSDPWESVAVVNSSTPVMGSPWSARPSSSSPSHPWGRKQSASDPWEAAPTESSPKAVNHAWRSPTKNGDPFSVQEEEEPKEEVEGFKEEEEGLPNLFSPRAVSPAGSCATSPILISQSGHASPRPCRTPEAFLGATAASLVNLETLIPANPPTTSNNPFLAALSTPSPTNPFHCGEPRLTLNQLRPGSTSPLPPPTPSSSSALPYSASLPLPVPRHAAAAPTLPSSYTQLPPQGQGGLLDLPSNLPQPLLPLSTSPAPLHSQQPQHLHHHHHQQQQQQFHHQQQQQQQQQQQQQHPFHHQQQPHQQQHQHQHQHHYQQHPHQHQYQVPLHHQRYSPQPRHVLQPQSHSHNPFL